A region of Piscinibacter gummiphilus DNA encodes the following proteins:
- a CDS encoding RNA methyltransferase has product MRIVHFRDHLRAHGAKPCHEHRVLRLWSTAQDQSSGRRKPEDFLPASVRALLPELMAEFDGLARVRSEHPAEDGSARLLVELAGGHTVESVLLPRDGVCVSTQVGCAVGCLFCMTGRDGLLRQVGSAEIVAQVVLARRRRPVRKVVFMGMGEPAHNLDNVLEAIELLGVEGGIGHKQLVFSTVGDPRVFERLPLAKVKPALALSLHTTRADLRAHLLPRAPRFDPADLVEAGERYARATGYPIQYQWTLLEGVNDTDEELEGMVRLLSGKYAIMNMIPYNTTEGTGYSRPPGERAAAMSNYLNRRGVLARLRQSAGQEVDGGCGQLRARMEPPAGGGHRNIAIQPAA; this is encoded by the coding sequence ATGCGCATCGTCCACTTCCGAGACCACCTGCGCGCGCACGGCGCGAAGCCGTGCCACGAACACCGTGTGCTGCGGTTGTGGTCCACCGCGCAGGACCAATCGAGCGGGCGCCGCAAGCCCGAGGATTTCCTGCCGGCCTCGGTGCGTGCGCTGCTGCCCGAGCTGATGGCCGAGTTCGACGGCCTGGCGCGGGTTCGCTCGGAACACCCGGCCGAGGACGGGTCGGCGCGGCTGCTCGTCGAGCTGGCCGGCGGCCACACGGTGGAGAGTGTGCTGCTGCCGCGCGACGGGGTGTGTGTCTCCACGCAGGTGGGCTGCGCCGTCGGCTGCCTGTTCTGCATGACGGGCCGCGACGGGCTGCTGCGCCAGGTGGGCAGCGCCGAGATCGTCGCCCAGGTGGTGCTGGCGCGCCGGCGGCGACCGGTGCGCAAGGTGGTGTTCATGGGCATGGGCGAGCCGGCGCACAACCTCGACAACGTGCTCGAGGCCATCGAGCTGCTCGGTGTCGAGGGGGGCATCGGGCACAAGCAGCTGGTCTTCTCGACGGTGGGCGACCCCCGCGTGTTCGAGCGGCTGCCGCTCGCCAAGGTGAAGCCGGCGCTGGCGCTGTCGCTGCACACCACGCGAGCGGACCTGCGCGCGCACCTGCTGCCGCGCGCGCCGCGCTTCGATCCGGCCGACCTCGTGGAGGCGGGTGAACGGTACGCCCGCGCCACCGGCTACCCGATCCAGTACCAGTGGACGCTGCTGGAGGGGGTCAACGACACCGACGAGGAGCTCGAAGGCATGGTGCGCCTGCTGTCGGGCAAGTACGCGATCATGAACATGATCCCGTACAACACCACCGAAGGCACCGGCTACAGCCGGCCGCCGGGCGAGCGGGCGGCGGCGATGTCGAACTACCTCAACCGGCGCGGCGTGCTGGCGCGGCTGCGGCAGTCGGCCGGGCAGGAGGTGGACGGCGGCTGCGGGCAGTTGCGCGCACGCATGGAACCGCCGGCCGGCGGCGGCCATCGGAACATCGCGATTCAGCCAGCGGCCTGA
- a CDS encoding PEP-CTERM sorting domain-containing protein — MNTLGRALAAVTLCACAASASAMQWQLQSFNYAMANEPATGTFFFDGVTFSDWDIQTPFSMDYQPYHYTSANSKIDIREDGYLVIGLNIGNGTCLERGNAPFGLATTCLYLSLPTLFDGTSVSGSFMEYRTTYGGYTEGRGYGGTYAPIPEPATAAMLLAGAGLVGWTARRRRRA; from the coding sequence ATGAACACCCTCGGCCGCGCCCTGGCCGCCGTCACGCTGTGTGCCTGCGCAGCGTCCGCTTCCGCCATGCAGTGGCAACTGCAGTCGTTCAACTACGCGATGGCGAACGAGCCCGCCACGGGCACGTTCTTCTTCGACGGCGTCACGTTCTCCGACTGGGACATCCAGACGCCGTTCTCGATGGACTACCAGCCGTACCACTACACCTCGGCGAACTCGAAGATCGACATCCGGGAAGACGGCTACCTCGTGATCGGCCTGAACATCGGCAACGGGACCTGCCTGGAGCGCGGGAACGCGCCGTTCGGCCTCGCCACGACCTGCCTGTACCTCTCGCTGCCCACGCTGTTCGACGGCACCTCCGTGAGCGGCAGCTTCATGGAGTACCGCACCACGTACGGCGGCTACACCGAAGGCCGTGGCTACGGCGGCACCTACGCCCCCATCCCCGAACCCGCCACCGCGGCCATGCTGCTGGCCGGCGCCGGCCTCGTCGGCTGGACGGCCCGCCGGCGGCGCCGCGCCTGA
- a CDS encoding thioredoxin family protein — protein MTMNTTYAASEPSRADVDALTGPALVEFGAPWCGYCQAAQPALAAALADQPGFRHLKIEDGRGRRLGRSYGIKLWPTLVVLRDGREVARVVRPTAQREIADALAQAAG, from the coding sequence TGAACACCACCTACGCCGCGAGCGAGCCGTCCCGGGCCGACGTCGACGCCTTGACGGGCCCCGCGCTCGTCGAGTTCGGCGCCCCCTGGTGCGGCTACTGCCAGGCGGCCCAACCCGCGCTCGCCGCGGCCCTCGCCGACCAGCCCGGCTTCCGCCACCTCAAGATCGAGGACGGGCGGGGCCGCCGCCTCGGGCGCTCCTACGGCATCAAGCTGTGGCCCACGCTGGTGGTGCTGCGCGACGGCCGCGAGGTGGCCCGGGTCGTGCGGCCCACGGCCCAGCGCGAGATTGCGGACGCCCTGGCTCAGGCCGCTGGCTGA
- a CDS encoding YceH family protein, translating to MRALSLLETRVLGVLIEKAHTVPDSYPLSLNSLVGGCNQKTARDPVLNASESEVQATVDALKVLHLVFEASGSRVSRYEHNLGRAMNLPSASVALLAVLMLRGPQTSSELRGNSERLHKFADTGSVEAFLDELAERSEEKGGPLVVKLPRAPGARESRWTHLLSGEVDVSALPVAAESADFVAASELATLKAQQATMQREIQTLQALVERLYAELGVSKES from the coding sequence ATGCGGGCGCTGTCCCTCCTCGAGACCCGCGTGCTCGGGGTCCTGATCGAGAAGGCCCACACGGTGCCCGACAGCTATCCGCTGTCGCTGAACTCGCTCGTGGGCGGGTGCAACCAGAAGACGGCGCGCGATCCGGTGCTGAACGCCTCGGAGTCCGAGGTGCAGGCCACGGTGGACGCGCTGAAGGTGCTGCACCTCGTGTTCGAGGCGAGCGGCTCGCGCGTGTCCCGCTACGAGCACAACCTCGGGCGGGCGATGAACCTGCCGTCCGCCTCGGTGGCGCTGCTGGCCGTGCTGATGCTGCGCGGTCCGCAGACCTCGTCGGAGCTGCGCGGGAACAGCGAGCGGCTGCACAAGTTCGCCGACACCGGGTCGGTGGAGGCCTTCCTCGACGAGCTGGCGGAACGGTCCGAAGAGAAGGGCGGCCCGCTGGTCGTCAAGCTGCCCCGTGCCCCCGGCGCCCGCGAGTCGCGCTGGACGCACCTGCTGTCCGGCGAGGTCGACGTGAGTGCGTTGCCCGTGGCCGCCGAGTCGGCCGACTTCGTCGCGGCGAGCGAGCTGGCCACCCTGAAGGCCCAGCAGGCCACCATGCAGCGTGAAATCCAGACGCTTCAGGCGCTGGTCGAGCGCCTGTATGCCGAACTCGGGGTTTCGAAGGAGTCCTGA
- a CDS encoding ArsR/SmtB family transcription factor → MVKRNDLDLVFAALADPTRREVLNTLGSGARSVGELAEPHDMSLPGFMKHLAVLETAGLISRVKEGRVVRCELTAAPMRDAAGWLTRYEAFWNDRLDALGRYLYHQEETNPCPPSSPSPPSTPARRTSSSSSAATTRSAPKKSGGRGPTRKR, encoded by the coding sequence ATGGTTAAACGAAACGACCTCGACCTGGTGTTCGCCGCGTTGGCCGACCCCACGCGGCGCGAGGTGCTGAACACCCTCGGCTCCGGCGCGCGCAGCGTCGGCGAACTGGCGGAACCCCACGACATGTCCTTGCCGGGGTTCATGAAACACCTGGCGGTGCTGGAGACGGCCGGCCTGATCTCCCGCGTCAAGGAAGGGCGCGTGGTACGGTGCGAGCTGACGGCCGCCCCCATGCGCGATGCGGCCGGCTGGCTCACGCGCTACGAGGCGTTCTGGAACGACCGGCTCGATGCGCTCGGGCGCTACCTGTACCACCAGGAGGAAACGAATCCATGCCCCCCCAGCAGCCCCAGTCCCCCGTCGACGCCGGCGCGCCGAACCTCCAGCTCCAGCTCCGCCGCCACTACCCGGTCAGCCCCGAAAAAGTCTGGCGGGCGTGGACCGACCCGCAAGCGCTGA
- a CDS encoding glycoside hydrolase family 16 protein, with protein MKSLHVPTPAPLLSALTLACLLAACGGGADDTNTTLSTPAALAPADGTKLIAATTDADEGDVGDDTSYTVVPDEMVLNNLFADGLNNWNVGDAVLVNSSQRPGGKALNVGWRALQTFAPAQLVAGASYTVKFRARNENATGTTTVAMKFQIPPYNENFRTFQTQVKGTAWTDYTFEFTAPAYTKGELSVLANGSRAVVDTVSMKMRTPIAVTEPITSPSNSFVPAGYTLAFNDEFNGTTLNRAKWHTRMIYNNGTTDRLHDEKQRYRDNDNHQVGNGVLSLVARKVSTTDANGINYESGMIRSDWTTRYGYFEARVKMPPGKGVWPAFWLNSDVSETGRLSWPPEIDIFEFVNNGVEDLPDMLHSNVVTRDRQPSSVSYADPAFNLQYTFWKAPFNFTEGYHVIGAEWTPTSVTMYIDGKKIYTRAATWTYDDGTAGGPAHILLNLGIGGAWAGRNGIDDTAFPQALNIDWVRAYRKN; from the coding sequence ATGAAATCGCTCCACGTGCCGACCCCGGCGCCCCTGCTTTCCGCGCTCACCCTGGCCTGCCTGCTCGCCGCCTGCGGCGGTGGCGCCGACGACACGAACACCACGCTTTCGACCCCGGCCGCCCTGGCACCGGCCGACGGCACCAAGCTGATCGCGGCCACGACCGATGCCGACGAAGGCGACGTCGGGGACGACACGTCCTACACCGTCGTGCCCGACGAAATGGTGCTCAACAATCTCTTCGCCGACGGCCTCAACAACTGGAACGTGGGCGATGCCGTGCTCGTCAACAGCTCGCAGCGTCCCGGCGGCAAGGCGCTCAACGTCGGCTGGCGCGCGCTGCAGACGTTCGCGCCGGCCCAGCTCGTCGCGGGCGCCTCGTACACCGTGAAGTTCCGCGCCCGCAACGAAAACGCGACCGGCACCACCACCGTCGCGATGAAGTTCCAGATCCCGCCGTACAACGAGAACTTCCGCACGTTCCAGACGCAGGTGAAGGGCACGGCGTGGACGGACTACACGTTCGAGTTCACCGCACCGGCCTACACGAAGGGCGAACTGAGCGTGCTGGCGAACGGCTCGCGCGCGGTCGTCGACACCGTCTCGATGAAGATGCGCACGCCCATCGCCGTGACCGAGCCGATCACGTCCCCGTCGAACTCGTTCGTGCCCGCCGGCTACACGCTCGCGTTCAACGACGAGTTCAACGGCACCACGCTGAACCGCGCGAAGTGGCACACGCGCATGATCTACAACAACGGCACCACGGACCGCCTGCACGACGAGAAGCAGCGGTACCGCGACAACGACAACCACCAGGTGGGCAACGGCGTGCTGAGCCTCGTCGCGCGCAAGGTGTCGACCACGGACGCGAACGGCATCAACTACGAGTCGGGGATGATCCGCTCCGACTGGACCACGCGCTACGGCTACTTCGAGGCCCGCGTGAAGATGCCGCCGGGCAAGGGCGTGTGGCCGGCGTTCTGGCTCAACTCCGATGTCTCCGAGACCGGTCGCCTGTCGTGGCCGCCCGAGATCGACATCTTCGAGTTCGTGAACAACGGCGTGGAGGACCTGCCGGACATGCTCCACTCGAACGTCGTGACCCGCGACCGCCAGCCGTCCTCGGTCTCGTACGCCGACCCGGCGTTCAATCTGCAGTACACGTTCTGGAAGGCCCCGTTCAACTTCACCGAGGGCTACCACGTGATCGGTGCCGAATGGACGCCGACCTCCGTCACGATGTACATCGACGGCAAGAAGATCTACACGCGTGCCGCGACGTGGACCTACGACGACGGCACGGCCGGCGGGCCGGCGCACATCCTGCTGAACCTCGGCATCGGCGGGGCGTGGGCGGGCCGCAACGGCATCGACGACACGGCGTTCCCGCAGGCGCTGAACATCGACTGGGTGCGGGCCTATCGCAAGAACTGA
- a CDS encoding SDR family oxidoreductase gives MSYSIDLSGRVALVTGASSGLGTQFAKTLAGAGAAVVLAGRRVERLKTLRAEIEASGGDAHVVTLDVTDHDSIKAAVAHAETEMGTIDILVNNSGVSTTQKLVDVSEEDYDYVMDTNTKGAFFVAQEVGKRMLARARGAAPGTFTGGRIVNIASMAGLKPLSQIGVYAMSKAAVVHMTRAMALEWGRFGINVNAICPGYIDTEINHHHWGTEQGQKLIAMMPRKRIGQPKDLDAVLMLLCSNESHFINGAVIQADDGFAI, from the coding sequence ATGAGCTACAGCATCGATCTGTCCGGGCGCGTCGCGCTGGTCACCGGCGCGTCGAGCGGGCTGGGCACCCAATTCGCCAAGACGCTGGCCGGCGCCGGCGCCGCCGTGGTGCTGGCGGGCCGCCGCGTCGAGCGGCTGAAGACGCTGCGCGCCGAAATCGAGGCGTCGGGCGGCGACGCCCACGTGGTGACGCTCGACGTCACCGACCACGACAGCATCAAGGCCGCCGTCGCCCACGCCGAAACCGAGATGGGCACGATCGACATCCTCGTGAACAACTCGGGCGTCAGCACCACGCAGAAGCTGGTCGACGTGTCCGAGGAGGATTACGACTACGTGATGGACACCAACACGAAGGGCGCCTTCTTCGTGGCCCAGGAGGTGGGCAAGCGCATGCTCGCCCGCGCCCGCGGCGCGGCGCCGGGCACCTTCACGGGCGGGCGCATCGTCAACATCGCGTCGATGGCCGGCTTGAAGCCTCTGAGCCAGATCGGCGTGTACGCGATGAGCAAGGCCGCCGTGGTGCACATGACCCGCGCGATGGCGCTCGAGTGGGGCCGCTTCGGCATCAACGTCAACGCCATCTGCCCGGGCTACATCGACACCGAGATCAACCACCACCACTGGGGCACCGAACAGGGCCAGAAGCTGATCGCGATGATGCCGCGCAAGCGCATCGGCCAGCCGAAGGACCTCGACGCCGTGCTGATGCTGCTGTGCTCGAACGAGAGCCACTTCATCAACGGCGCGGTGATCCAGGCCGACGACGGGTTCGCCATCTGA
- a CDS encoding SRPBCC family protein, with the protein MSHWFGPGEVNSVVVADIDLRVGGRYHIGFTTQDGEQHDVSGHYDTVDPPRRLVFSWAWKSTPERVSRVSIELQPAGSGTDLVFLQDRFYDQAAREGHERGWTATFVKLGAFLALGA; encoded by the coding sequence CTGAGCCACTGGTTCGGCCCGGGGGAAGTCAACTCGGTGGTGGTGGCCGACATCGACCTGCGGGTGGGTGGCCGGTACCACATCGGCTTCACCACGCAGGACGGTGAGCAGCACGACGTCTCGGGCCACTACGACACGGTGGACCCGCCGCGCCGGCTGGTGTTCAGCTGGGCCTGGAAGAGCACACCGGAGCGGGTGTCGCGCGTGTCCATCGAGCTGCAGCCGGCCGGCAGCGGCACCGACCTCGTGTTCCTGCAGGACCGGTTCTACGACCAGGCCGCCCGCGAGGGCCATGAACGCGGCTGGACGGCCACGTTCGTGAAACTGGGCGCCTTCCTGGCCCTGGGCGCCTGA
- a CDS encoding ATP-binding protein: MQLGAGWFGDLMGRAVRRLRAGVVGCLALAGPVVALAEDTTFTPEETAWVAAHPVVTFGWTGGLPPYFTFDPDAPEPQGFAAEMLVQAAERAGFHVAHRRYPNLPAVHDAVRRGEVSGVAFVSAPVDKDPSDLLATRPMISANMVLAVRRDIPDISPASNFGGYRISVETGSGADQLLRRRFPNAKVVRHDTPELALRAVASGDADLFIGFRHVAVHYIESLLMANVQVRGTLGPGLSSLGPAVPRGEPILQSVLDKALARITLRDRAFLASRWLPPDIEFDGERPKASLIPAERDWVDNHGRIRVGYDTAFAPITLQTDMTEMRGLGADFMRLAAGKVGLVIESESGGTFADIYQRGIDGDLDVLVGAARTSTRRAHYDFVGPFLRVPTGIVTATEHGLLATRLDELGRRRLALLEAHFLIPQLRTRYPSLQLLTFPTQEAVLEAVADGSADAAIGNLKVVNQLINDRFTGRVKVTGTVPDADSELYFAVRRDRPELTRLLRKGLDAVTDEEAREIERRWLVIQPESGVAVLQVLRIVAVGSAVVLWLGTWAYLLRRGNRRLRAARQIELDARHLAEATTASRGRFLGYLSHELRGTLGAIASGAGMAKAETDAPQRERLLGAIQSSAEGFQTLLETTLQYEQQIERPLVLQPSSVDLGAQWAQMLAPFELSARAKGLMLVSALHGADDLPRVSLDVSRLRQVVNNLVGNAVKFTRQGQVSVTGRVTGAADRRRFELVVDDTGPGLTADDLAALFQPYAQGHAGQRLRQGAGLGLAISRQIVDAMGGEIGAECLPSGARFTVSVPLVLEPAPGGAPSLAPA; encoded by the coding sequence ATGCAGCTTGGGGCAGGGTGGTTCGGGGATCTGATGGGGCGGGCCGTCCGCAGGCTGCGCGCCGGCGTGGTCGGGTGCCTGGCGCTGGCCGGGCCCGTCGTGGCCCTCGCCGAGGACACCACGTTCACGCCCGAAGAGACCGCCTGGGTCGCCGCGCACCCGGTCGTCACGTTCGGCTGGACCGGCGGCCTGCCGCCGTACTTCACGTTCGACCCCGATGCCCCCGAGCCCCAGGGCTTCGCCGCCGAGATGCTCGTGCAGGCGGCCGAACGTGCCGGCTTCCACGTGGCGCACCGGCGCTACCCGAACCTGCCGGCCGTGCACGACGCCGTGCGGCGGGGCGAGGTGTCCGGCGTGGCCTTCGTGTCCGCGCCCGTCGACAAGGACCCGTCGGACCTGCTCGCCACCCGGCCCATGATCTCCGCGAACATGGTGCTCGCGGTGCGCCGCGACATCCCCGACATCTCCCCGGCTTCGAACTTCGGGGGCTACCGGATCTCGGTCGAGACCGGGTCGGGCGCCGACCAGCTGCTGCGCCGGCGCTTCCCGAACGCGAAGGTCGTTCGCCACGACACCCCCGAACTCGCGCTGCGCGCGGTGGCCTCGGGCGATGCGGACCTCTTCATCGGCTTCCGCCATGTGGCGGTGCACTACATCGAGTCGCTCCTGATGGCCAACGTGCAGGTGCGCGGCACGCTCGGGCCGGGGCTGTCGTCGCTCGGGCCCGCGGTGCCCCGCGGCGAGCCCATCCTGCAGTCGGTGCTCGACAAGGCGCTCGCGCGCATCACGCTGCGCGACCGCGCGTTCCTCGCGTCGCGCTGGCTGCCGCCCGACATCGAGTTCGACGGCGAACGCCCGAAGGCCTCGCTGATCCCCGCCGAACGCGACTGGGTCGACAACCACGGCCGCATCCGCGTGGGCTACGACACGGCCTTCGCGCCCATCACGCTGCAGACCGACATGACCGAGATGCGCGGCCTCGGTGCCGACTTCATGCGGCTGGCCGCGGGCAAGGTGGGCCTCGTGATCGAGAGCGAAAGCGGCGGCACCTTCGCCGACATCTACCAGCGCGGCATCGACGGCGACCTCGACGTGCTGGTGGGCGCCGCCCGCACCAGCACCCGCCGGGCCCACTACGACTTCGTCGGGCCGTTCCTCCGCGTGCCCACGGGCATCGTCACCGCCACCGAGCACGGCCTGCTCGCCACCCGGCTCGACGAGCTGGGGCGCAGGCGCCTCGCGCTGCTCGAGGCGCATTTCCTGATCCCGCAGCTGCGCACGCGCTACCCGTCGCTGCAGCTGCTGACCTTCCCGACGCAGGAAGCCGTGCTCGAGGCGGTGGCCGACGGCAGCGCCGATGCGGCCATCGGCAACCTGAAGGTGGTCAACCAGCTGATCAACGACCGCTTCACCGGGCGGGTGAAGGTCACCGGCACGGTGCCGGACGCCGACAGCGAGCTGTACTTCGCGGTGCGCCGCGACCGGCCCGAGCTCACGCGGTTGTTGCGCAAGGGCCTCGACGCGGTGACCGACGAGGAGGCGCGCGAGATCGAGCGGCGCTGGCTCGTCATCCAGCCGGAGTCGGGCGTGGCCGTGCTGCAGGTGCTGCGCATCGTCGCGGTGGGGTCGGCCGTGGTGCTGTGGCTGGGCACCTGGGCGTACCTGCTGCGCCGGGGCAACCGCCGCCTGCGGGCGGCGCGCCAGATCGAACTCGACGCGCGGCACCTCGCCGAGGCCACCACGGCATCGCGCGGGCGGTTCCTCGGTTACCTGTCGCACGAACTGCGCGGCACGCTCGGTGCCATCGCGTCGGGGGCGGGGATGGCGAAGGCGGAGACGGACGCGCCGCAGCGCGAACGGCTGCTGGGCGCCATCCAGTCGTCCGCCGAAGGTTTCCAGACCCTGCTCGAGACCACGCTGCAGTACGAGCAGCAGATCGAGCGGCCGCTGGTGCTGCAGCCGTCGTCGGTGGACCTCGGTGCGCAGTGGGCGCAGATGCTCGCACCGTTCGAGCTCAGCGCCCGGGCGAAGGGCCTGATGCTGGTCTCGGCGCTCCACGGCGCGGACGACCTGCCGCGGGTCTCGCTCGATGTCTCCCGGCTGCGCCAGGTGGTCAACAACCTGGTGGGAAACGCCGTGAAGTTCACGCGCCAGGGGCAGGTGTCCGTCACCGGCCGGGTGACCGGTGCGGCCGACCGCCGCCGGTTCGAGCTGGTGGTGGACGACACCGGACCGGGCCTGACCGCGGACGACCTCGCCGCGCTGTTCCAGCCGTACGCCCAGGGCCATGCCGGCCAGCGGTTGCGGCAGGGGGCGGGGCTCGGCCTCGCGATCTCGCGGCAGATCGTCGATGCGATGGGCGGCGAGATCGGCGCCGAGTGCCTGCCGTCGGGCGCCCGCTTCACCGTCTCGGTGCCCCTGGTGCTGGAGCCCGCCCCCGGTGGCGCTCCCTCGCTGGCCCCGGCCTGA
- a CDS encoding electron transfer flavoprotein-ubiquinone oxidoreductase — MTPSEILAQYGPREAMEYDVVIVGGGPGGLATAIKLKQLAAAQEKEISVVVLEKGSEPGAHILSGAVMDPRALTELIPDWKEQGAPLNQPVTDDKVMWLTKTGAIDFPKFMIPDNFHNEGNYAISLGNVVRWLAQQAEALGVEIFPGFPAAEVLFNDDGSVKGVATGNLGIGKDGQPNENFQLGMELHGKYTVFAEGARGHLGKQVIGKFKLDEGKDPQAYAIGVKELWEIDPAKHKAGLVIHTAGFPMDDSTYGGGFMYHLEDNKVTLGLVTGLDYANPWISPFEEMQRWKTHPAILKYLEGGKRLSYGARAITTGGLLSLPKVVFPGGCLVGCDAGFLNGARIKGSHAAIKSGMLAADALFAAVTGGRQHDELSAFPEAFEKSWLRDELHQSRNFKAWFKLGNMVGGLMNGIEYWLLPKLGFKTPPWTKRRTIPDHAMLRPASEFPQIVYPKPDGKITFDRLSSVFVSNTNHEEHQPAHLTLKDDSVPVKVNLAKYAGPESRYCPAGVYEFVKNEDNTDRLQINAQNCVHCKTCDIKDPTQNIVWVTPEGGGGPNYSGM, encoded by the coding sequence ATGACCCCCTCGGAAATTCTTGCCCAGTACGGCCCACGCGAGGCCATGGAATACGACGTCGTGATCGTCGGTGGCGGCCCCGGCGGCCTCGCCACGGCCATCAAGCTGAAGCAGCTCGCTGCCGCGCAGGAGAAGGAAATCTCCGTCGTCGTGCTCGAGAAGGGCTCGGAACCCGGCGCCCACATCCTGAGCGGCGCGGTGATGGACCCCAGGGCCCTCACCGAACTGATCCCCGACTGGAAGGAACAGGGCGCGCCCCTGAACCAGCCCGTCACGGACGACAAGGTCATGTGGCTCACGAAGACCGGTGCGATCGACTTCCCGAAGTTCATGATCCCCGACAACTTCCACAACGAGGGCAACTACGCCATCAGCCTCGGCAACGTGGTGCGCTGGCTGGCGCAGCAGGCCGAAGCCCTCGGTGTGGAGATCTTCCCCGGCTTCCCCGCCGCCGAAGTGCTCTTCAACGACGACGGCAGCGTCAAGGGTGTCGCCACCGGCAACCTCGGCATCGGCAAGGACGGCCAGCCGAACGAGAACTTCCAGCTGGGCATGGAACTGCACGGCAAGTACACCGTGTTCGCCGAAGGCGCCCGCGGCCACCTCGGCAAGCAGGTCATCGGGAAGTTCAAGCTCGACGAGGGCAAGGACCCGCAGGCCTACGCCATCGGCGTGAAGGAACTGTGGGAGATCGACCCCGCCAAGCACAAGGCGGGTCTGGTCATCCACACCGCCGGCTTCCCGATGGACGACAGCACCTACGGCGGCGGCTTCATGTACCACCTCGAGGACAACAAGGTCACGCTCGGCCTCGTCACCGGCCTCGACTACGCCAACCCGTGGATCAGCCCGTTCGAGGAAATGCAGCGGTGGAAGACCCACCCGGCCATCCTCAAGTACCTCGAAGGCGGCAAGCGCCTGAGCTACGGCGCGCGCGCCATCACCACCGGCGGCCTGCTGAGCCTGCCGAAGGTCGTGTTCCCGGGCGGCTGCCTCGTGGGCTGCGACGCCGGTTTCCTGAACGGCGCCCGCATCAAGGGCAGCCATGCCGCGATCAAGAGCGGCATGCTCGCCGCCGACGCGCTGTTCGCCGCCGTCACCGGCGGCCGCCAGCACGACGAACTGTCGGCCTTCCCGGAAGCCTTCGAGAAGAGCTGGCTGCGCGACGAACTGCACCAGTCGCGCAACTTCAAGGCCTGGTTCAAGCTGGGCAACATGGTGGGCGGCCTGATGAACGGCATCGAGTACTGGCTGCTGCCGAAGCTCGGCTTCAAGACCCCGCCCTGGACGAAGCGCCGCACGATCCCCGACCACGCCATGCTGCGCCCGGCCTCCGAGTTCCCGCAGATCGTGTACCCGAAGCCGGACGGCAAGATCACCTTCGACCGCCTGAGCAGCGTGTTCGTGAGCAACACGAACCACGAGGAACACCAGCCGGCGCACCTGACGCTCAAGGACGACTCGGTGCCGGTCAAGGTCAACCTCGCGAAGTACGCCGGCCCCGAGTCGCGCTACTGCCCGGCCGGCGTGTACGAGTTCGTCAAGAACGAGGACAACACCGACCGCCTGCAGATCAACGCGCAGAACTGCGTGCACTGCAAGACCTGCGACATCAAGGACCCCACGCAGAACATCGTGTGGGTGACGCCTGAAGGTGGCGGCGGTCCGAACTACTCCGGCATGTAA